A part of Solenopsis invicta isolate M01_SB chromosome 2, UNIL_Sinv_3.0, whole genome shotgun sequence genomic DNA contains:
- the LOC120356911 gene encoding UPF0329 protein ECU05_1680/ECU11_0050-like: MRGGVDEEMAERNRWIQAEQKKINDSVMALINKRKLCKPVGSEKEATDKKKKKEKEEEEEKEEEKEEDEEVATKSSVRTATRSSGLVRTSFVKVWYRIRALNNITTIGPVGCLIIHYVKPAHLLIFCT; the protein is encoded by the exons ATGCGCGGCGGTGTTGACGAAGAGATGGCCGAGAGGAATCGGTGGATCCAAGCGGAACAGAAAAAAATCAACGACAGTGTCATGG CCCTGATAAACAAAAGGAAGCTGTGCAAACCGGTCGGGTCCGAAAAGGAGGCGACggataagaagaagaagaaggagaaggaagaggaggaggagaaagaggaggagaaggaggaggacgAAGAAGTCGCCACGAAATCAAGCGTGCGCACCGCAACGAGGAGCAGCGGACTGGTAAGAACTAGTTTCGTCAAGGTCTGGTACAGAATTCGTGCTTTGAATAATATCACCACCATCGGTCCCGTCGGCTGTTTGATCATTCACTACGTAAAACCCGCACACCTCCTGATCTTCTGCACC